In Halomarina salina, one DNA window encodes the following:
- a CDS encoding branched-chain amino acid ABC transporter permease, translating into MLRIVLQSDFLGPIQDFLSDVAALDPLILQLAVFGLLLGGIYALAALGLTMIFGVMDIVNFAHGSFLVLGMFSSWWVATTFGISPFITIGVSALFLLLVGVVASVLTIEPIIEEPAENQFIVTLGISFIIVALLEMQFGAQSRSLGLQLGSYQFLGALIPKAQLYALIIAVGAIAACWGFLYYTKLGRALRATADNRDAAWYMGVDVPRVDHLTFGLGAALAGLGGGAIVLFSPFDPFAGESYLVTAFVIVILGGLGSFPGALVGGIIIGFIEVFGSYYLPGTVYQVVIFGLFVVLLYLKPTGLFGEEEVER; encoded by the coding sequence ATGTTACGCATTGTCTTACAGAGCGACTTCCTTGGACCGATCCAGGACTTTCTGAGCGACGTGGCTGCGCTCGACCCGCTGATACTCCAGCTGGCGGTCTTCGGTCTCCTGCTGGGGGGTATCTACGCGCTGGCCGCACTGGGTCTCACGATGATCTTCGGCGTGATGGATATCGTCAACTTCGCACACGGGTCGTTTCTCGTTCTGGGGATGTTCTCCTCGTGGTGGGTCGCGACGACGTTCGGTATCTCTCCGTTCATCACCATCGGGGTCAGTGCGCTCTTCTTGCTCCTGGTCGGGGTGGTCGCGAGCGTACTGACCATCGAACCGATAATCGAGGAACCCGCGGAGAACCAGTTCATCGTCACGCTGGGTATCTCGTTCATCATCGTCGCACTGCTCGAGATGCAGTTCGGCGCCCAGTCGCGGTCACTGGGGCTCCAGTTGGGCTCCTACCAGTTTCTCGGTGCGCTCATCCCGAAGGCCCAGCTGTACGCGCTCATCATCGCGGTCGGCGCGATCGCCGCGTGCTGGGGGTTCCTCTACTACACGAAACTCGGGCGGGCCCTCCGAGCGACGGCCGACAATCGCGATGCCGCCTGGTACATGGGCGTCGACGTCCCCCGTGTCGACCACCTCACGTTCGGTCTCGGTGCTGCGCTCGCAGGACTCGGCGGCGGCGCTATCGTGCTGTTCTCGCCGTTCGACCCGTTCGCGGGTGAGAGCTACCTCGTGACGGCGTTCGTCATCGTCATCCTCGGCGGTCTCGGGTCGTTTCCCGGCGCGCTCGTCGGGGGTATCATCATCGGCTTCATCGAGGTGTTCGGCAGCTATTACCTCCCGGGGACGGTGTACCAGGTCGTGATATTCGGACTGTTCGTCGTGTTGCTCTACCTCAAACCGACCGGGCTGTTCGGTGAGGAGGAGGTCGAACGATGA
- a CDS encoding branched-chain amino acid ABC transporter permease, with product MSSEQSSLGSIRTVYDRVDGWRYGSVLKLLVVFGILAALPPLLDVYVFGIGLGSFISTNILIVTLVYATAGQAWNIMSGYTGYFSFGHAAFFGVGAYATSKLSVTFGISPWVGLLVGGVVAALVGLLVGYLNFRYGLRGHYFALATFAIALLLQVVVRNMGELGGAVGIYRPFPSDYGAEFGLIAMQFRDATSYYYVIFGFLVVVTVAAWLIKRSQYGLYLFAIRENEEAAASLGISPFRYKMFAIGTSAFFTAWAGAFWSMYVEIIRPSTVFGINRNVQILLPSVVGGIGSVGGTILGAFVVFPLGEALRLSFPDTPGLDTVVYGGALVLIALLLPNGLVSLGGVFGRDSSDDEDGDSATNDERAPSDD from the coding sequence ATGAGTTCCGAGCAGTCGTCGCTCGGGAGTATCCGGACGGTCTACGACCGGGTCGACGGCTGGCGCTACGGCTCGGTCCTGAAGCTACTCGTCGTGTTCGGTATCCTCGCGGCGTTGCCGCCGCTGCTCGACGTCTACGTGTTCGGCATCGGCCTGGGGTCGTTCATCAGCACCAACATCCTCATCGTGACCCTGGTGTACGCGACGGCCGGCCAGGCGTGGAACATCATGTCGGGCTACACCGGCTACTTCTCGTTCGGACACGCGGCGTTCTTCGGCGTGGGGGCGTACGCGACGAGCAAGCTGAGTGTCACGTTCGGCATCAGCCCCTGGGTCGGCCTCCTCGTCGGGGGAGTCGTCGCCGCGCTGGTCGGCCTCCTCGTCGGGTATCTGAACTTCCGCTACGGGTTGCGGGGTCACTACTTCGCGCTGGCGACGTTCGCCATCGCGTTGCTCCTGCAGGTCGTCGTCCGAAACATGGGTGAACTCGGCGGGGCCGTCGGTATCTACCGGCCGTTCCCGAGCGACTACGGTGCGGAGTTCGGTCTCATCGCGATGCAGTTCCGGGATGCCACGTCCTACTACTACGTCATCTTCGGATTCCTGGTGGTGGTGACCGTCGCCGCCTGGCTGATCAAGCGCTCGCAGTACGGGCTCTACCTGTTCGCGATTCGCGAGAACGAGGAGGCGGCAGCGAGTCTCGGCATCTCACCGTTCCGCTACAAGATGTTCGCCATCGGTACCTCTGCGTTCTTCACCGCGTGGGCTGGCGCGTTCTGGAGTATGTACGTCGAGATCATCCGCCCGTCGACCGTCTTCGGCATCAATCGGAACGTCCAGATCCTCCTCCCGTCGGTCGTCGGTGGCATCGGGAGCGTCGGCGGGACGATTCTCGGCGCGTTCGTCGTCTTCCCACTCGGCGAGGCGCTGCGTCTCTCCTTCCCGGACACGCCAGGCCTCGACACGGTGGTCTACGGCGGTGCACTGGTGCTCATCGCACTGTTACTGCCGAACGGCCTCGTCTCCCTCGGCGGGGTGTTCGGCCGGGACAGCTCCGACGACGAGGACGGGGACAGCGCGACGAACGACGAACGGGCTCCATCCGACGACTGA
- a CDS encoding nuclear transport factor 2 family protein: MASTPRAVVEELFERMADEQRRGTIRELFAPTAVITLPAARFEGPDAADEMLDWFSSRYEWADKEFDRWVVSGKDVVCLGTLYGVDSKGERFDGVRFVDVYEVTDGRVERMVVHNDLVVDGVVE, encoded by the coding sequence ATGGCGTCGACACCACGCGCGGTCGTCGAGGAACTGTTCGAGCGGATGGCCGACGAACAGCGCCGCGGGACCATCCGCGAACTGTTCGCCCCGACGGCGGTCATCACGCTTCCCGCCGCTCGCTTCGAGGGGCCGGACGCCGCCGACGAGATGCTCGACTGGTTCTCGTCGCGGTACGAGTGGGCCGACAAGGAGTTCGACCGCTGGGTCGTCTCGGGAAAGGACGTCGTCTGCCTCGGGACCCTCTACGGCGTCGACTCGAAGGGCGAACGGTTCGACGGCGTTCGCTTCGTCGACGTCTACGAGGTGACCGACGGTCGGGTCGAGCGGATGGTCGTCCACAACGACCTCGTCGTCGACGGCGTCGTAGAGTAG
- a CDS encoding FAD-dependent oxidoreductase, translating into MASRNDSPPTIEEADGEVVTADEVDWAVETDVLVGGGGGTGLVAGLAAAENEALTVTILEKSGSFGGNTSLSTGMIPAAGTKLQQAAGIEEAPEDMARDILEKNGYAADEERVHHLCRESAPLIHWLVDDWGIDLHLVNDFKYPKHSEFRMHAPPGRNGDNLVSQLVDRAEATENVELLTDAPLRKLVTDDDAVVGAVTGKRHTEAVAARAVVLATDGFAGNRRMVANHCEEIADALYFGSDGNTGDGIRWGAQLGGELSCMDAYQAHATVAHQTGSLSTYAVVMNGGILVNEAGRRFGDETKGYSAFAVDVLEQPEGLGYELFDADIFDRLEGEFDDFDEAAALGAYASADDVATLAEELGCDPAEATAAVERYNQAVEADEPDEVGRTDGRSTLEAPFYGAKITGALFHTQGGLSVDEHARVVRTDGSVVENLYAGGGAAAGISGHGPGGYLSGNGLTTALGYGRLAGEHVAETL; encoded by the coding sequence ATGGCATCACGTAACGACAGCCCCCCGACTATCGAGGAAGCCGACGGTGAAGTCGTCACGGCCGACGAGGTCGACTGGGCCGTAGAGACCGACGTCCTCGTCGGTGGGGGCGGTGGCACCGGTCTCGTCGCCGGACTCGCCGCTGCGGAGAACGAGGCGTTGACCGTGACTATCCTGGAGAAGTCCGGGTCGTTCGGCGGGAACACGTCGCTATCGACGGGGATGATTCCCGCAGCCGGGACGAAGCTCCAGCAGGCGGCCGGCATCGAGGAAGCCCCCGAGGACATGGCCCGCGACATCCTCGAGAAGAACGGGTACGCCGCGGACGAGGAGCGGGTGCACCACCTCTGTCGGGAGAGCGCCCCTCTGATTCACTGGCTGGTCGACGACTGGGGTATCGACCTCCACCTCGTGAACGACTTCAAGTACCCCAAACACTCGGAATTCCGGATGCACGCCCCTCCGGGGCGGAACGGCGACAACCTCGTCTCTCAACTCGTCGACCGGGCGGAGGCGACCGAAAACGTCGAACTGCTCACCGACGCGCCGCTGCGGAAACTGGTCACCGACGACGACGCCGTGGTCGGCGCCGTGACGGGGAAACGGCACACGGAGGCGGTCGCCGCTCGTGCGGTCGTCCTCGCGACCGACGGGTTCGCCGGGAACCGGCGAATGGTCGCGAATCACTGCGAGGAGATCGCCGACGCTCTGTACTTCGGGTCGGACGGGAACACCGGTGACGGCATCCGCTGGGGTGCACAGCTGGGCGGGGAGCTGTCGTGTATGGACGCCTACCAGGCGCACGCTACCGTCGCTCACCAGACGGGGTCGCTGTCGACGTACGCGGTCGTGATGAACGGCGGCATCCTCGTCAACGAGGCGGGACGGCGGTTCGGCGACGAGACGAAGGGCTACTCCGCCTTCGCCGTCGACGTCCTCGAACAGCCCGAGGGGCTGGGGTACGAGCTCTTCGACGCCGACATCTTCGACCGGCTCGAAGGCGAGTTCGACGACTTCGACGAGGCGGCCGCGCTGGGCGCGTACGCTTCGGCCGACGACGTCGCGACGCTAGCCGAGGAACTGGGGTGTGACCCGGCGGAGGCGACGGCGGCCGTCGAGCGGTACAACCAGGCCGTCGAAGCGGACGAACCGGACGAGGTGGGGCGGACCGACGGTCGGTCGACGCTGGAGGCGCCGTTCTACGGCGCGAAGATCACCGGTGCGCTGTTCCACACGCAGGGCGGACTGTCGGTCGACGAGCACGCGCGCGTCGTCCGGACCGACGGGTCCGTCGTCGAGAACCTCTACGCGGGCGGTGGGGCGGCCGCAGGTATCAGCGGTCACGGCCCCGGCGGGTACCTCAGCGGGAACGGACTGACGACCGCCCTCGGCTACGGCCGACTCGCGGGCGAGCACGTCGCGGAGACGCTATGA
- a CDS encoding MmgE/PrpD family protein: MTREPPEPVREWEAAVFEFLDAPVPEEVLEHGAKTVADVLAATVAGSAAPPYRETWAAMDLPAGPATVLGTDRTTAPMQAAALNGTAAIVQEVEEGHNTGGHVGSGIVVGGLAVAEATDASGEQFVEACVRAYEVCARLEEALFRMKGRINDAVPWLVRNPHATWTVVGPALAGVLATGADTATVRETFRLAANRAVVSMDDPYASGPPSRNLTAGASASVGVLMAQQARAGMTGSGGVIEAVYDPFDDDEADPGWLTDRFADLGERWESTYNYFKPYPSCRYTHPPLDALRDVDGVSQFDPDDIDRIVVETYANAAEMRRQDPDTLTGAKFSIPYVLARYLQSGEVTLEHFDPESIADPAVRSLAERVEVRVDSAFEAAFSEDWGARVTVELTDGSRHAAERTYPRGDYRDPIDDEAFDERLRTLLAWGLPDAAVADAHDALSTLRRSAVRDTATALATDS, from the coding sequence ATGACGCGCGAGCCACCGGAGCCCGTCCGGGAGTGGGAGGCCGCAGTGTTCGAGTTCCTCGATGCCCCGGTGCCCGAGGAGGTGCTCGAACACGGCGCGAAGACGGTCGCCGACGTCCTCGCCGCGACGGTCGCGGGGAGCGCGGCCCCGCCGTACCGTGAGACCTGGGCGGCGATGGACCTCCCGGCAGGACCCGCGACCGTCCTCGGGACCGACCGGACGACCGCTCCGATGCAGGCGGCGGCTCTCAACGGTACCGCGGCCATCGTCCAGGAAGTCGAAGAAGGGCACAACACCGGTGGACACGTCGGCTCGGGTATCGTCGTCGGCGGTCTCGCGGTGGCGGAGGCGACCGACGCCAGCGGTGAGCAGTTCGTGGAGGCGTGTGTCAGAGCCTACGAGGTCTGTGCCCGTCTGGAGGAGGCGCTGTTTCGCATGAAGGGGCGCATCAACGACGCTGTTCCCTGGTTAGTCCGCAATCCGCACGCGACGTGGACCGTCGTGGGGCCGGCGCTCGCAGGTGTCCTCGCGACCGGTGCGGACACCGCGACGGTCCGGGAGACGTTCCGCCTCGCGGCGAACCGCGCCGTCGTATCGATGGACGACCCGTACGCGAGCGGGCCGCCGTCGCGGAACCTCACCGCCGGAGCGAGCGCGAGCGTAGGCGTACTGATGGCTCAGCAAGCGCGGGCGGGGATGACGGGCTCCGGTGGGGTCATCGAGGCCGTCTACGACCCGTTCGACGACGACGAGGCCGACCCTGGGTGGCTCACCGACCGATTCGCCGACCTCGGGGAGCGCTGGGAGTCGACGTACAACTACTTCAAGCCCTATCCGTCCTGTCGGTACACCCACCCGCCGCTGGACGCACTGCGCGACGTCGACGGCGTCTCACAGTTCGACCCCGACGACATCGACCGAATCGTCGTCGAGACGTACGCCAACGCGGCAGAGATGAGGCGACAGGACCCTGATACCCTCACTGGGGCCAAGTTCTCTATCCCCTACGTCCTCGCTCGGTATCTCCAGAGCGGCGAGGTAACGTTGGAGCACTTCGACCCCGAGAGCATCGCCGACCCTGCGGTCAGGTCGCTCGCCGAGCGCGTCGAGGTGCGAGTCGACAGCGCGTTCGAGGCGGCGTTCTCCGAGGACTGGGGTGCGCGGGTGACCGTCGAACTGACCGACGGGTCTCGCCACGCTGCCGAGCGGACGTACCCCCGAGGCGACTACCGCGACCCAATCGACGACGAGGCGTTCGACGAACGGCTCCGGACGCTGCTCGCCTGGGGTCTCCCCGACGCTGCGGTTGCCGACGCACACGACGCGCTCAGCACACTCCGTCGTTCAGCGGTCAGGGACACGGCTACAGCACTCGCTACCGACAGTTGA
- a CDS encoding IclR family transcriptional regulator, whose protein sequence is MSRPPESGPATVSATETSFAIIEQLSEVNGAGVSELATALGRSKSNVHKHLVTLRELGYVTKDEDDTYYVGLRFLGLGDRARARSSFYQVAKDETDSLIDEVGERGQVMVEEDGRGIYIYQATTDQAVQTDSHIGTVVRLHATAVGKSYLAFLDEAKREELLDSLDLSAVTDGTITDRETLEAELATIRDRGVAFNNEERTVGMRAVGAPILTDQGGVIGAISVSGPTTRINGDWYREEIPQLVRRSARVIGLKATYS, encoded by the coding sequence ATGTCCAGACCCCCCGAATCCGGGCCCGCCACGGTGAGCGCGACGGAGACGTCGTTCGCAATCATCGAACAGCTGTCCGAAGTCAACGGCGCTGGGGTCTCCGAGCTGGCGACGGCACTGGGCCGCTCGAAGAGCAACGTGCACAAACACCTCGTGACGCTCCGGGAGCTCGGGTACGTCACCAAGGACGAGGACGACACCTACTACGTCGGACTCCGGTTCCTCGGACTGGGCGACCGGGCACGCGCTCGGTCGTCGTTCTATCAGGTGGCGAAGGACGAGACGGATTCGCTCATCGACGAAGTCGGCGAACGCGGGCAGGTGATGGTCGAGGAGGACGGCCGCGGTATCTACATCTACCAGGCGACGACCGACCAGGCGGTACAGACCGACTCACACATCGGAACGGTCGTTCGGTTACACGCGACAGCCGTGGGGAAGTCGTACCTCGCGTTTCTCGACGAAGCGAAGCGTGAGGAACTTCTCGACTCGCTCGACCTCTCCGCAGTCACTGACGGTACGATCACCGACCGCGAGACGCTGGAAGCGGAACTGGCGACGATTCGCGACCGTGGAGTCGCGTTCAACAACGAGGAGCGAACGGTCGGAATGCGAGCCGTGGGGGCTCCGATACTCACCGACCAGGGCGGTGTCATCGGGGCGATCAGCGTCTCGGGCCCGACGACGCGTATCAACGGTGACTGGTATCGGGAGGAGATCCCACAACTCGTCCGGCGGTCCGCTCGGGTCATCGGGCTGAAAGCGACGTACTCGTAG
- a CDS encoding homing endonuclease associated repeat-containing protein, translating into MTVSSETLLRDLERLEASLGRFPTANDVIRDGHHSVNTYYKRFGHQWRTVEQAYDDWTASGESPVEATRFDWRSLEGAAKD; encoded by the coding sequence ATGACCGTCAGCAGTGAGACGCTCCTCCGGGACCTGGAACGACTGGAAGCGTCCCTCGGTCGGTTTCCGACCGCCAACGACGTGATTCGAGATGGTCACCACTCGGTCAACACCTACTACAAGCGCTTCGGTCACCAGTGGCGAACGGTCGAACAGGCGTACGACGACTGGACGGCGTCGGGTGAGTCTCCCGTCGAAGCCACCCGGTTCGACTGGCGGTCGCTAGAGGGCGCTGCGAAGGACTGA
- a CDS encoding helix-turn-helix domain-containing protein, which translates to MSITVTIHISHDRLALVPTLGRLADVTMEVIPHGNTNPGATVFPFRIDYPDPEALEAALDDDPTVEAYDLIDRTGDQSIYYIEHSAETRLISTVVTDVNGFLLHTETTGNGWFVRLLLPDRSALNEIWNYASDQDITLDIIEIYANEDAGGETSYGLTEHQRTALALAYERGYFEEPRDVSLDDLASEMDLSSTAMSGRLRRGIRNLLAATIAEHDHHE; encoded by the coding sequence ATGTCGATAACCGTAACCATCCACATCTCCCACGACCGGCTCGCTCTCGTCCCGACACTCGGTAGGCTCGCGGACGTGACGATGGAGGTGATTCCACACGGCAACACCAATCCGGGGGCGACGGTGTTCCCGTTCCGTATCGACTACCCCGACCCGGAGGCGCTCGAAGCGGCACTGGACGACGACCCGACCGTCGAGGCCTACGACCTGATCGACCGGACCGGCGACCAGAGTATCTACTACATCGAACACTCCGCCGAGACGAGACTCATCAGCACCGTCGTCACGGACGTGAACGGGTTCCTGCTCCACACCGAGACGACGGGGAACGGCTGGTTCGTCCGACTCCTGCTCCCGGACCGGAGCGCGCTCAACGAGATCTGGAACTACGCCTCCGACCAGGACATCACGCTCGACATCATCGAGATATACGCGAACGAGGACGCGGGGGGCGAGACCTCCTACGGACTCACCGAGCACCAGCGGACCGCGCTGGCGCTGGCGTACGAGCGCGGCTACTTCGAGGAACCGCGAGACGTCTCACTCGACGACCTGGCGTCGGAGATGGACCTGTCGTCGACGGCGATGAGCGGTCGGCTGCGGCGAGGCATCCGGAACCTCCTCGCGGCGACCATCGCGGAACACGACCACCACGAGTGA
- a CDS encoding aminomethyl transferase family protein has translation MSDNTKHPNYPSVDQSDRVLPRNLRQSGDPGIEMLVSTRVRKSPFFHKSYNEEGAWRCTVYNRIYHPRGLVKPEDGGAMAEYEALTEAVTLWDVAVERQIRVKGPDAEALTDYVITRDATAIDPMRGKYVILCNEDGGILNDPVLLRVAEDEFWFSISDSTLMQWLQGVNVGMDFDVEIDEIDVAPMQIQGPLSEDVMVEVVGEEVSDIPYYGLMETQVNGCDVIVSQTGFSGEKGFEIYVRDAMENAERVWDPVLDTVKAHGGMQIAPGHHRRIAAGILSWGQDMDHETSPFQVNLGYQVPSEKAGDYIGKEELERQQALIEDGEYPFSLKLVGLKMAGEPIRDYAPDFWLVSDPETGEECGYMTSPWWNPELETNIGLGFVPAEKLQAETDSALNDEIYEEDLDIEFAVHLPDEYAETPGEPVFATVAEVPFKESVNPSAREQAKLDARRDANDD, from the coding sequence ATGTCAGACAACACAAAGCACCCCAACTACCCCAGCGTAGACCAGTCGGACAGAGTGCTTCCCCGGAACCTCCGCCAGAGCGGCGACCCCGGCATCGAGATGCTCGTCTCGACCCGTGTCAGGAAGTCCCCGTTCTTCCACAAGTCGTACAACGAGGAGGGAGCGTGGCGGTGTACCGTGTACAACCGTATCTACCACCCCAGAGGACTCGTCAAACCGGAGGACGGCGGCGCGATGGCGGAGTACGAAGCGCTCACCGAGGCGGTGACGCTCTGGGACGTCGCCGTCGAGCGCCAGATTCGGGTGAAGGGACCGGACGCCGAGGCGCTCACGGACTACGTCATCACGCGCGACGCGACGGCAATCGACCCGATGCGCGGGAAGTACGTCATCCTGTGTAACGAGGACGGGGGCATCCTGAACGACCCCGTGTTGCTCCGCGTCGCCGAGGACGAGTTCTGGTTCTCCATCTCGGACTCGACGCTCATGCAGTGGTTGCAGGGCGTCAACGTCGGGATGGACTTCGACGTCGAGATCGACGAGATCGACGTCGCGCCGATGCAGATTCAGGGACCGCTCTCCGAGGACGTGATGGTCGAGGTCGTCGGCGAGGAGGTCAGCGACATCCCGTACTACGGGCTGATGGAGACCCAGGTGAACGGCTGTGACGTCATCGTCAGTCAGACCGGCTTCTCCGGCGAGAAGGGGTTCGAGATCTACGTTCGCGACGCGATGGAGAACGCCGAGCGCGTCTGGGACCCCGTACTGGACACGGTCAAAGCTCACGGCGGGATGCAGATAGCGCCCGGCCACCACCGCCGAATCGCCGCGGGCATCCTCTCGTGGGGCCAGGACATGGACCACGAGACGTCGCCGTTCCAGGTCAACCTCGGCTATCAGGTCCCGAGCGAGAAAGCGGGCGACTATATCGGCAAGGAGGAACTCGAACGACAGCAGGCGCTCATCGAGGACGGCGAGTACCCGTTCTCGCTGAAACTGGTCGGCCTGAAGATGGCCGGCGAGCCGATTCGCGACTACGCGCCCGACTTCTGGCTCGTCTCGGACCCCGAGACCGGCGAGGAGTGTGGCTACATGACCTCACCGTGGTGGAACCCGGAACTGGAGACGAACATCGGCCTCGGGTTCGTTCCGGCCGAGAAGCTCCAGGCAGAGACCGATTCGGCGCTGAACGACGAGATATACGAGGAGGACCTCGACATCGAGTTCGCGGTCCACCTCCCCGACGAGTACGCCGAGACACCGGGCGAACCGGTGTTCGCGACCGTCGCGGAGGTGCCGTTCAAGGAGTCCGTCAATCCGAGCGCGAGAGAGCAGGCGAAACTCGACGCGCGACGGGACGCGAACGACGACTGA
- a CDS encoding methylenetetrahydrofolate reductase — MSLETSSVADTTGVGTLLTNARFELMPFESFDDEIRYLPDDATIAITTSPQLGIERTVERAEQAAAAGFDVSPHIAARYVTDQNHLEDIARRLTDAGITDIFVPGGDRDEPVGEFESALDLLEALEETEYGFDHVGITGYPEGHGFLDDQTLSDAMAAKEPYATYVVTQLCYDPDAIVDWIEVVRDRGVDLPIEVGIPGVLKYQRLLTISQKVGVGDSVKFLKKTSGILGFVRQLVGSRGAYTPDDLVDGLAPYADDEAYGIGGLHIYTFNETADTEAWRRERLSESS, encoded by the coding sequence ATGTCGCTGGAGACGTCGTCCGTCGCCGACACGACGGGCGTCGGGACGCTCCTGACGAACGCGCGGTTCGAGCTGATGCCGTTCGAGAGCTTCGACGACGAGATTCGGTACCTCCCGGACGACGCGACCATCGCCATCACGACGTCGCCGCAGCTCGGTATCGAGCGCACCGTCGAGCGAGCCGAGCAGGCGGCCGCCGCCGGGTTCGATGTCTCGCCACACATCGCCGCGCGTTACGTCACCGACCAGAACCACCTCGAGGACATCGCTCGACGCCTGACCGACGCCGGCATCACCGATATCTTCGTCCCTGGCGGTGACCGCGACGAACCGGTCGGCGAGTTCGAGTCGGCGCTCGACCTGCTCGAAGCGCTCGAGGAGACCGAGTACGGCTTCGACCACGTCGGCATCACGGGGTATCCGGAGGGACACGGGTTCCTCGACGACCAGACGCTCTCGGATGCGATGGCGGCGAAGGAACCCTACGCGACGTACGTCGTCACGCAACTGTGCTACGACCCGGACGCCATCGTCGACTGGATCGAAGTGGTCCGTGACCGAGGTGTCGACTTACCGATAGAGGTCGGGATTCCGGGCGTGCTGAAGTACCAGCGGCTGCTGACCATCTCCCAGAAGGTCGGCGTCGGCGACTCGGTGAAGTTCCTCAAGAAGACGTCGGGTATCCTCGGGTTCGTCAGACAGCTCGTCGGCTCGCGGGGAGCGTACACGCCCGACGACCTCGTCGACGGACTCGCCCCGTACGCGGACGACGAGGCGTACGGCATCGGTGGCCTGCACATCTACACGTTCAACGAGACGGCCGACACCGAGGCGTGGCGACGCGAACGGCTCTCGGAATCGTCCTGA